One Lentibacillus cibarius DNA window includes the following coding sequences:
- a CDS encoding tyrosine-type recombinase/integrase, with the protein MITAKNRIKQFIDEYHFRLENNTLIKYQNAIQQFLSFCNKDFDNITRKDVRDWQQRLNRNAYMPSTIHAKIAALKTFFSYCQEEKLVQRNPADDILLPKKAEPTPHYLTQERLVQLRNLVRGNLIQRAVIETFLTTGVRLRELTNMKLENVYWSERMMIIPEGKNKRERVILFTKDCAEHLNSYLQTRDDDLPYLFANTLGTRPLQPRTIQHWFENYRKELGFYLTVHTLRHTFAANLAQKGMALSSIQVLLGHENPENTQVYVNLYADAQKQLYDEWM; encoded by the coding sequence ATGATAACTGCAAAAAATAGAATTAAACAATTTATAGACGAGTATCACTTCCGGCTTGAAAACAATACATTGATTAAGTACCAAAATGCTATCCAACAATTTTTGAGTTTTTGTAACAAAGACTTTGATAACATTACGAGGAAGGATGTCCGGGATTGGCAACAGCGTTTAAATAGAAATGCCTATATGCCAAGCACGATTCATGCGAAAATCGCTGCCTTGAAAACGTTCTTTAGCTATTGTCAGGAAGAAAAACTTGTACAACGTAATCCAGCCGACGATATATTACTACCCAAAAAAGCGGAGCCGACGCCTCATTATTTAACACAAGAACGGCTTGTTCAATTACGTAATCTTGTCAGGGGGAATCTCATACAAAGAGCTGTGATTGAAACGTTTTTAACAACAGGGGTTCGATTAAGAGAGCTAACGAACATGAAATTAGAAAATGTATACTGGTCAGAACGCATGATGATCATTCCGGAAGGAAAGAATAAGCGGGAACGGGTGATTTTATTTACAAAAGATTGTGCTGAGCATCTTAATAGCTACTTACAAACGCGCGATGATGATCTTCCGTATCTTTTCGCGAACACCCTGGGAACAAGACCGCTTCAGCCACGTACGATTCAGCATTGGTTTGAGAATTACCGTAAGGAACTGGGATTTTATTTAACCGTTCACACGTTGCGGCACACTTTTGCAGCTAATTTAGCTCAGAAAGGAATGGCATTATCATCAATCCAGGTATTACTCGGGCATGAAAATCCGGAAAATACTCAGGTCTATGTGAACTTGTATGCAGATGCCCAAAAACAATTGTATGACGAATGGATGTAG
- a CDS encoding tyrosine-type recombinase/integrase, which yields MEDQYWKLKRPLVNDENKRMIEDYLLKLKETGLKRVTINGYRKDLQHFFKDQQAHFSSLSWKDISNHFQSNYNLKNSSYRTKLSSLDGFYHFCAMEGYLANSPIPSEHLTPTKRETQFMKEKYYELTKPLANVENEKVIDEYLSTLNQNGLNRMTLMNYKNTLTSFFVDKEAPFSALSWEDISKHFLDYQTHLTDYTYQGYVSILTAFYNFCVQRGYMPWSPMKKRRFVIQEEKQCQDDAYWKPQKPIVNQENKKVIEDFLLSFKLANRSRNTIILYRKYLEVFFGDQKEVFSSIPSEVIFKTLKYHTSHLKISTYQKFLTVLSSFYNFCVEEGYLDKTPIKKRWYPRLPKALPKYLTKKDIAKLRKVTEKESLRNQILVEFMLVSGSRVGEVRNLNVEDIDLETRTAQVKGKGNKMRYVHFTEKCALLLERHLDANPGGDFPLISGPTGKRLTIIMMEVIIRRLGKEAGLSTPLHPHRLRHTFATNLLTKGADLAFISRELGHSDLATTQVYARLPKQEIITQYRRFME from the coding sequence ATGGAGGATCAATATTGGAAATTAAAACGGCCTTTAGTCAATGACGAAAACAAAAGAATGATTGAGGATTATCTGTTGAAGTTAAAGGAAACAGGTTTAAAAAGGGTCACGATCAACGGTTACCGAAAGGACTTACAACATTTTTTTAAAGACCAGCAAGCGCATTTTTCCTCGTTATCATGGAAGGATATATCGAATCATTTTCAAAGCAATTATAATCTGAAAAACTCATCCTATCGAACAAAATTATCGAGTCTCGATGGTTTTTATCATTTTTGTGCAATGGAAGGCTATTTGGCAAATTCCCCTATACCATCAGAACATCTAACACCCACCAAAAGAGAGACCCAATTTATGAAGGAAAAGTATTATGAGTTAACAAAACCGCTGGCAAATGTTGAAAACGAAAAGGTGATAGACGAATACTTATCTACTTTAAATCAAAACGGTTTAAACAGGATGACACTTATGAATTATAAGAATACCTTGACAAGTTTTTTTGTTGATAAAGAGGCACCTTTTTCTGCTTTATCGTGGGAAGATATATCAAAACATTTTTTAGACTATCAAACCCATTTAACTGATTACACATACCAAGGTTATGTAAGCATTTTAACCGCTTTTTATAACTTTTGTGTCCAAAGAGGTTATATGCCTTGGTCCCCTATGAAAAAGAGAAGGTTCGTTATACAAGAAGAAAAACAGTGTCAGGATGACGCATACTGGAAGCCTCAAAAGCCGATCGTCAATCAGGAAAATAAAAAAGTTATTGAAGACTTTTTATTAAGCTTTAAACTAGCGAACCGGAGTCGAAATACCATTATTCTGTATCGGAAATACTTAGAGGTATTTTTTGGTGATCAAAAGGAAGTATTTTCGTCTATACCATCTGAGGTAATATTTAAAACGCTTAAGTATCATACGTCCCATCTTAAGATCTCTACGTACCAGAAATTTCTGACCGTGCTTTCCTCTTTTTATAATTTTTGTGTTGAAGAAGGTTACTTAGATAAAACACCCATTAAAAAACGTTGGTATCCTCGTCTGCCAAAAGCTCTTCCTAAATATTTAACCAAAAAAGACATTGCGAAATTACGCAAGGTAACGGAGAAAGAGTCATTGAGAAATCAAATTCTGGTGGAGTTTATGCTTGTATCGGGTAGTCGTGTTGGAGAAGTGCGCAATCTTAATGTTGAGGATATTGATCTGGAAACTCGCACAGCTCAGGTGAAAGGAAAAGGTAATAAAATGCGTTATGTTCACTTTACTGAAAAGTGTGCTCTACTTTTAGAACGCCATCTAGACGCAAATCCTGGTGGTGATTTTCCACTCATTTCAGGACCGACAGGAAAACGTCTTACGATAATAATGATGGAAGTGATCATAAGAAGATTAGGGAAAGAAGCCGGCTTATCGACGCCATTGCACCCTCATCGGTTGCGTCATACCTTTGCAACAAACCTGCTTACCAAGGGGGCGGATCTTGCGTTTATTTCACGTGAACTGGGGCACTCGGATCTCGCAACGACACAGGTCTATGCACGTCTCCCGAAACAAGAAATTATTACACAGTACAGACGATTTATGGAGTGA
- the xerA gene encoding site-specific tyrosine recombinase/integron integrase: MDNLDAQQSFLLDNQHFYSSETVRSYRISLGQFFNFCGKDYDAIKPSNIRVWLSHMEGEGFKPRTINLKLSAVKSFYQYCMEEQKIKKDPTITIETPQKEETLPYYLSKRRLALLQELVKGNPRDRAIVETLYTTGVRISECLNIRMEDIKWESRQIWIRKGKGNKERFVLFTHECAERLNEYLEKRSFESPFLFASPRGESLSRCLIDHQFREFSGELGFKVTPHTLRHTFAAHLAEKNMPQSYIQELLGHANINSTHIYTRLRENARKKQYDRYQT, from the coding sequence ATGGATAATCTGGACGCCCAGCAATCGTTTTTGCTGGATAACCAACATTTTTATAGTTCCGAAACTGTGCGAAGCTACCGGATATCATTAGGGCAGTTTTTCAATTTTTGCGGGAAGGATTATGATGCAATAAAGCCTTCTAACATTCGTGTGTGGCTGTCACATATGGAGGGTGAAGGCTTTAAACCCCGGACGATTAACCTCAAATTGAGTGCAGTTAAATCTTTTTATCAGTACTGCATGGAAGAACAAAAAATTAAGAAAGACCCAACAATAACAATAGAAACACCACAGAAAGAAGAAACTCTTCCGTATTATTTAAGCAAACGCAGACTGGCACTTCTTCAGGAACTGGTAAAAGGGAATCCCAGAGACCGGGCGATTGTTGAAACACTTTATACAACAGGTGTCCGCATAAGTGAATGTCTTAATATCCGAATGGAAGACATCAAATGGGAAAGCCGGCAAATTTGGATCCGTAAGGGTAAAGGCAACAAAGAACGCTTTGTTCTTTTCACCCATGAATGCGCTGAGCGCTTGAATGAATATCTTGAAAAACGATCATTTGAAAGCCCGTTTCTCTTTGCCAGTCCCCGTGGCGAATCGCTCAGTCGTTGTTTGATAGATCATCAGTTTAGAGAGTTTTCTGGTGAATTAGGTTTTAAAGTCACGCCCCATACTCTAAGGCACACCTTTGCCGCGCATTTGGCCGAGAAAAATATGCCGCAAAGTTATATCCAGGAACTACTTGGTCACGCCAATATCAACAGTACACATATCTATACACGTCTTCGTGAGAATGCACGCAAAAAGCAATATGACCGCTATCAAACATGA
- a CDS encoding tyrosine-type recombinase/integrase, with amino-acid sequence MSTSQKYWVTTKEIVPENNRQILNDFLLSLKLANKAVVTITKYKWILEKFLSECSVSIEDLTPEHIRNWLYVISEGKKPKTIDLYLSALKSFTNFCLAEDYLNAPVIKSRWKPAIPESLPQYLNGEELARVKREAEDLPLRDRALILLLLSSGCRKTEASYLNIEDVQLKKRTAMVMGKGGNLRHIHLSEECALVLQDYLQTRNYCEGEPLFLNKFGGRLKSTGIYKVTTKLGKQAELSQTLYPHVCRHTFATTMLAKGADLSFIAEEMGHANVNTTRIYARIPTDDLIMKYENIMG; translated from the coding sequence ATGAGTACATCTCAAAAGTACTGGGTGACTACTAAAGAGATAGTCCCAGAAAACAATCGGCAAATCTTAAATGACTTCCTGTTAAGCTTAAAACTTGCCAACAAGGCTGTGGTTACGATCACGAAGTATAAATGGATACTTGAGAAATTTCTTAGTGAATGCTCTGTATCCATCGAAGATTTAACGCCTGAACATATTCGGAACTGGCTATACGTCATAAGTGAAGGGAAAAAACCCAAAACGATAGACCTTTATCTATCGGCTTTAAAATCCTTTACTAACTTTTGTTTAGCTGAGGATTACTTGAATGCTCCAGTAATTAAAAGTCGTTGGAAACCAGCCATACCTGAAAGCTTACCCCAATATCTCAATGGAGAAGAACTGGCACGTGTGAAACGAGAGGCTGAAGATCTACCACTTAGGGATCGTGCTCTCATTCTTCTTTTGCTTTCCTCCGGCTGTCGTAAAACGGAAGCCTCTTACTTAAATATTGAAGATGTACAGCTGAAAAAGCGTACGGCTATGGTGATGGGAAAAGGAGGGAATCTTCGCCATATCCATTTATCCGAAGAATGTGCCCTTGTGTTGCAGGACTATTTGCAAACAAGGAATTACTGCGAAGGTGAACCTTTGTTTTTGAATAAGTTTGGTGGACGTTTGAAATCGACTGGCATCTATAAAGTCACAACCAAACTCGGCAAGCAGGCGGAATTATCACAGACGTTGTATCCGCATGTATGTCGCCATACGTTTGCAACCACAATGCTTGCGAAAGGCGCCGATTTGTCTTTCATTGCTGAAGAAATGGGCCATGCTAATGTAAACACAACACGTATTTATGCCCGCATTCCTACGGATGATCTGATAATGAAATATGAAAATATTATGGGGTGA
- a CDS encoding Ig-like domain-containing protein produces the protein MTVKDQNGKKQLVKSVDISDANDGSTTLNVEFYDDLKSGETYTFSVDVDGETISKDLEFEIAEVGEIQAEDQVISNGDDLSYTVLDENGLDITDSTEVEVNSNKDNSFTAEKGKVTTTLNDESAFVELSYETEDGKTVKTDRFQVKSQSEKAVEFGSDWTLVDGEEDSGNYDADDYEQDNIVTMGDDKYLDTTFVDQFGDSIDNGDVEFESLDTSVAIVDKNTGKVIPREAGTVPVRAMLKDGGETVATKTVELEVKAEAEATSLSVDDSDVTVSKDLNDTVKISGEVLDQYGNVFTAANDNEVTVESDSDVVSVDQNSTVSVDENGKFNAELNVEKAGDATVTLSSDNVKDATVNVTVQKAGDVADYELAGVQNLDINGSDNKDTVETSDLNLYEVDKDGVRKGEANDVTYTVKNEDGNDVTEDAISNENALIADGLDKGKYTITAKVGSLNVAEDSFEVVDTTPETNYGVKLTNNNIALSSGEADGSGDGVSPLVNQLNEAFEVTENGSESNTSIASYNVASNNSDVLNFGGNNSEEQLDGSSNYTVGVSDGSAKLIINSVEIGTGEDTETVNVNETVTIDAEVNDADSFAYAIENAVSGDTITLDGDIESDVTVDQGGITINGGNDEHSIKGNTTIGTTNSGNKNAGVEDVTFENMTLKGNSEKDERAITIGYSDNITFDNVTFNDATRGVQGDNYGNPDHLTITNSTFNTEYGIAGTENTGLDKVEGNTFATSEEAVGVAGSASLGEEVKESASIAQTIAENNTDDTTDGTYVVDYGSSSDAEYNQDGNKVESD, from the coding sequence GTGACTGTTAAAGATCAAAATGGCAAAAAGCAACTCGTTAAATCAGTTGATATTTCTGATGCAAACGACGGTTCTACAACACTCAACGTAGAATTTTATGATGATCTTAAATCCGGTGAAACATATACATTCTCTGTTGATGTAGATGGAGAAACCATATCAAAGGATTTGGAATTTGAAATAGCTGAGGTTGGGGAAATTCAAGCAGAAGACCAGGTTATTTCCAATGGAGACGATCTAAGCTATACAGTGCTTGATGAAAACGGATTGGATATTACAGATTCAACAGAGGTTGAAGTGAACTCTAACAAAGACAATTCATTCACAGCTGAAAAAGGAAAAGTAACGACTACTTTGAACGATGAGTCCGCTTTTGTTGAGTTGTCATATGAAACTGAAGATGGCAAAACAGTAAAAACGGACCGTTTCCAAGTAAAATCACAATCTGAAAAGGCTGTTGAATTCGGTTCTGACTGGACTCTAGTAGATGGTGAAGAAGATTCCGGCAACTATGATGCTGACGATTACGAGCAGGATAATATTGTAACTATGGGCGATGATAAGTATCTTGATACAACATTCGTTGACCAGTTCGGTGATTCTATCGATAATGGCGATGTTGAATTTGAATCATTAGATACAAGTGTTGCGATTGTTGATAAGAACACAGGTAAAGTAATCCCTCGTGAAGCAGGTACTGTACCAGTTAGAGCAATGCTCAAAGATGGTGGCGAAACAGTAGCTACGAAAACAGTTGAACTTGAGGTTAAGGCTGAGGCAGAAGCTACTTCATTAAGTGTTGATGATTCAGATGTAACTGTTTCTAAAGACTTAAACGACACTGTTAAAATTTCCGGAGAAGTACTTGATCAATACGGCAATGTGTTCACAGCTGCTAATGATAATGAAGTTACAGTTGAATCAGATAGCGATGTAGTGAGCGTTGACCAAAATAGTACCGTTTCAGTTGATGAAAATGGCAAATTCAACGCTGAACTTAATGTTGAAAAAGCTGGCGATGCAACGGTTACCCTGTCATCCGACAATGTTAAAGATGCTACAGTTAATGTAACTGTCCAAAAAGCTGGCGATGTGGCTGACTATGAGCTCGCTGGCGTGCAAAACTTGGATATAAACGGTAGCGATAATAAGGATACTGTCGAAACAAGTGATTTAAACCTATATGAAGTTGATAAAGACGGTGTTCGTAAAGGTGAAGCAAATGATGTAACTTATACTGTCAAAAATGAAGATGGTAATGATGTTACAGAAGATGCAATTAGTAATGAAAATGCTCTAATTGCTGATGGTCTTGACAAAGGTAAGTATACTATCACTGCAAAAGTTGGCAGCTTAAATGTAGCAGAAGACTCCTTTGAAGTTGTTGATACAACACCTGAGACAAATTATGGAGTGAAGCTAACAAATAATAATATTGCGCTTAGTTCTGGTGAAGCTGATGGAAGTGGCGATGGAGTTTCACCGTTAGTTAACCAACTCAATGAAGCCTTTGAAGTTACTGAGAATGGTAGTGAAAGTAATACAAGTATAGCCAGCTACAATGTTGCGTCAAATAACTCTGATGTATTGAATTTCGGTGGCAATAATTCTGAAGAACAATTAGATGGTAGTAGTAACTATACGGTTGGTGTCTCAGATGGTTCTGCAAAACTCATTATAAACAGTGTAGAAATTGGCACAGGAGAAGATACTGAAACAGTTAATGTTAATGAAACTGTAACGATTGATGCCGAAGTTAATGATGCTGACAGCTTTGCCTATGCCATTGAGAATGCTGTTTCAGGTGATACCATTACACTTGATGGAGACATTGAGAGTGATGTTACAGTAGATCAAGGTGGCATCACAATTAATGGTGGTAATGATGAGCATTCCATCAAAGGTAATACTACTATCGGTACTACGAATAGTGGAAATAAGAATGCCGGTGTTGAAGATGTAACATTTGAAAATATGACTCTAAAAGGTAACAGCGAAAAGGATGAACGCGCAATCACAATTGGTTACTCAGATAACATTACATTTGACAATGTGACATTTAACGATGCCACCCGTGGTGTTCAAGGTGATAATTATGGTAATCCTGACCATCTAACTATCACAAACAGCACATTCAATACTGAATATGGTATTGCTGGTACTGAAAACACAGGTCTTGACAAAGTTGAAGGCAACACGTTCGCAACATCTGAAGAAGCTGTTGGTGTAGCTGGTAGTGCTAGTCTTGGCGAAGAAGTTAAAGAATCAGCATCAATTGCTCAAACGATTGCTGAAAACAACACAGATGACACTACAGATGGCACATACGTTGTAGATTATGGTAGTAGTAGTGATGCAGAATACAACCAGGATGGTAATAAAGTAGAAAGCGACTAA
- a CDS encoding type II toxin-antitoxin system PemK/MazF family toxin → MTYKHKRRSFLIKTEKILMESDSDDTLNFAEWTWKKAHLRYKEKDKYKNGSVYYRGIYWVHLGYNIGREQDKHRPVVVVRTEKNSPLCAIIPLTTQRLNDNLWYHIDLDGFDNTALVEHFRVISKDRIDYQMRKRGKYGKAGFEDMKKIKGEIKRMYASGI, encoded by the coding sequence ATGACTTATAAACATAAAAGAAGGAGTTTTCTTATCAAAACCGAAAAGATCCTTATGGAATCAGATTCGGATGATACTTTGAATTTTGCTGAGTGGACTTGGAAAAAAGCTCACTTACGTTACAAGGAAAAAGATAAATATAAAAATGGATCAGTTTATTATCGTGGAATTTATTGGGTTCATCTTGGTTATAATATTGGAAGAGAACAGGATAAGCACAGACCCGTTGTAGTTGTCAGGACTGAAAAAAATTCGCCATTATGTGCCATAATACCTTTAACAACACAACGTTTAAATGATAATCTTTGGTATCATATCGATCTTGATGGTTTTGATAATACGGCACTTGTAGAGCATTTTCGTGTAATATCCAAAGATCGAATCGATTATCAAATGAGAAAAAGAGGTAAGTATGGAAAGGCGGGTTTTGAAGACATGAAGAAAATAAAGGGTGAAATTAAACGTATGTATGCATCAGGAATTTAA
- a CDS encoding endonuclease NucS domain-containing protein: protein MCIEVMKKIYGALKIEYRHYEGERYFVYGFKYDEKEWKFQSGELLLVTKDIKEIRELKKHFITIFSGDVFCEECFKQKKIDQPKNNTRYWGTRVWDGLPNRVLKELQNRLLVSIPEFSWSNVVGLDFDKPFVFFGVCTSCLDENGYNNSELFKEYNKKIDLLSHQFAAETIINGNEEIFEKYIADHVELIESGMSLIESQKKINEGIIDLLARDKDNKLCVIELKVTNDDKNIVWQAAYYQSAFHEDVRVITIAPNYSANIKDALENVPNTELKTYKLDQSGLLQINDLIEKEQCKANNNDNDESIEKNVS, encoded by the coding sequence ATGTGCATTGAAGTAATGAAAAAGATTTACGGGGCATTAAAAATTGAATACAGACATTATGAAGGTGAAAGGTATTTTGTTTATGGTTTTAAATATGACGAGAAAGAGTGGAAATTTCAAAGTGGCGAATTGCTATTAGTGACGAAAGATATTAAAGAAATTAGGGAATTAAAAAAACACTTTATTACTATTTTTTCAGGTGACGTATTTTGCGAGGAATGCTTTAAACAAAAGAAAATAGATCAACCAAAAAATAATACTAGATACTGGGGCACAAGAGTTTGGGATGGACTTCCTAACAGAGTATTAAAAGAGTTACAAAATCGACTTCTTGTTTCCATACCAGAATTCAGTTGGTCAAATGTTGTAGGGCTAGATTTCGATAAGCCATTTGTATTTTTTGGTGTATGTACTTCTTGTTTGGATGAAAATGGATATAACAACTCTGAACTCTTTAAGGAATACAATAAAAAAATTGATTTACTATCTCATCAATTTGCTGCTGAAACAATAATCAATGGAAATGAGGAAATTTTTGAAAAATATATTGCTGATCATGTAGAGTTGATTGAATCAGGAATGTCATTAATCGAGTCACAAAAGAAAATAAATGAAGGAATTATAGACCTATTAGCAAGAGATAAAGATAATAAACTATGTGTTATCGAGTTAAAAGTCACAAATGACGACAAAAACATTGTATGGCAAGCCGCTTATTACCAGTCTGCATTCCATGAGGATGTAAGAGTAATAACAATCGCACCTAATTATTCAGCTAATATCAAAGATGCCTTAGAAAATGTCCCAAATACTGAATTAAAAACTTATAAGCTTGATCAGAGCGGATTACTACAAATTAATGACCTTATTGAAAAGGAACAATGTAAAGCTAATAATAATGATAATGATGAATCAATTGAAAAGAACGTTAGTTAA
- a CDS encoding HNH endonuclease, with protein MRHKKRNGKYRYEYWGSLQHARQLVNEGAAGIVHEKLIHRLYTSGELRQMIRERDQFTCGYCGGHGDTIDHIVPKSKGGLLTPVNCVCSCRQCNKQKDDTDVFDFLLRKNKAPIVINS; from the coding sequence GTGAGACACAAGAAAAGAAATGGTAAATATCGCTATGAGTATTGGGGATCTTTACAACATGCCCGGCAGTTGGTGAATGAAGGTGCTGCCGGCATTGTACATGAAAAGCTCATTCACAGGTTATACACATCCGGGGAACTCCGACAAATGATTCGGGAAAGGGATCAGTTTACATGTGGCTACTGCGGCGGTCATGGGGATACCATTGATCATATTGTACCAAAGTCAAAAGGGGGATTACTAACACCAGTTAACTGTGTTTGTTCATGTAGGCAATGTAACAAGCAAAAAGATGATACGGATGTATTTGATTTTTTGCTAAGGAAAAACAAGGCTCCAATTGTAATTAACTCCTAA
- a CDS encoding DUF1871 family protein, which yields MEMTYEAVFKKAREIVNQHDPMGLICIGCPKDEYDTEIAMILKNYADAKDEDELTKIVWEMFVQCFDEKFVHPKEKYRPLARDLWNLRKRESDN from the coding sequence ATGGAAATGACGTATGAAGCAGTTTTCAAAAAGGCACGAGAAATCGTAAATCAACATGATCCAATGGGGCTGATCTGTATAGGATGCCCGAAGGATGAATATGACACTGAAATCGCTATGATTCTCAAGAACTATGCTGACGCAAAAGATGAAGACGAATTAACGAAAATCGTTTGGGAAATGTTCGTTCAGTGCTTTGATGAGAAATTCGTTCACCCGAAAGAAAAATATCGACCTTTAGCCCGAGACTTGTGGAATTTAAGAAAAAGAGAAAGCGATAATTAA
- a CDS encoding replication-relaxation family protein — protein MPRNAWITKPQTRDIAILYDLYQYRILTTEQIKRMYFPNSKRYVDEKLRAMRNSQLISTFTQKRPGRKGYACHRILQKGLDLLKEKGYDIQYKPSDLTVNANARPYVLATNDIMTHITSYGWFMKDSRQVKREYGLNSGDQIHGSIVSPEGTEYGLFVLEQDTLVKNLAKVVYEIRTTSKKDVGLTDFIIFAKGQASIDHFIELANTEKRDHQGKPIQKKLRPSGALCVMHLDHGIDYLKSKLSDKGYFESIFKIPKAPVHWLAPSNKIGFECIAEYQGEEVYIVNMLDTDLTKVDAIIGYLEDRKRMERFGEKIRKVLIVTEENLKGFHKELIGQNQNIAYFVLEHQKITSSFRPKTERGA, from the coding sequence ATGCCACGCAATGCATGGATTACAAAACCACAAACGAGGGACATAGCAATACTATATGATTTATACCAATACCGGATACTGACAACAGAACAAATTAAGCGGATGTATTTTCCGAACAGCAAGAGATATGTAGACGAAAAATTGCGAGCAATGCGAAACAGTCAGCTGATAAGCACCTTTACTCAAAAGAGGCCGGGTCGAAAAGGGTATGCCTGTCACCGGATTCTTCAAAAGGGATTGGACTTGTTAAAAGAAAAGGGCTATGACATTCAATACAAACCGTCTGATTTAACGGTCAATGCGAATGCGCGTCCTTACGTCCTGGCTACAAACGACATCATGACGCACATAACCTCTTATGGTTGGTTTATGAAAGATAGCCGGCAAGTCAAGCGAGAGTATGGCTTAAACAGCGGAGATCAAATACATGGTTCTATAGTGAGCCCTGAAGGTACTGAATATGGTCTTTTTGTGCTGGAACAAGACACACTGGTGAAGAACTTGGCAAAAGTAGTTTATGAGATTAGGACAACCTCTAAAAAAGACGTTGGATTAACGGATTTCATCATATTTGCAAAGGGTCAAGCATCCATCGACCATTTCATTGAATTAGCAAATACCGAGAAGCGAGATCATCAAGGAAAGCCGATACAGAAAAAACTTCGCCCGAGTGGAGCACTTTGCGTTATGCACCTGGACCACGGGATAGATTACCTTAAATCCAAGCTGTCCGACAAAGGCTATTTTGAAAGCATATTTAAAATACCAAAAGCACCTGTCCACTGGCTCGCCCCTTCCAACAAAATCGGTTTTGAATGTATCGCAGAATATCAAGGGGAGGAAGTCTATATTGTCAATATGCTGGATACCGACCTAACGAAAGTGGATGCCATTATAGGCTATTTAGAAGACAGGAAACGCATGGAACGTTTTGGCGAAAAAATCCGAAAAGTGCTGATCGTAACGGAAGAAAACTTAAAAGGATTTCATAAAGAGCTTATTGGTCAAAATCAGAATATAGCGTATTTTGTTTTAGAACATCAGAAAATTACATCATCATTTAGGCCAAAAACAGAGAGAGGAGCGTGA